The proteins below come from a single Acidobacteriota bacterium genomic window:
- the dgoD gene encoding galactonate dehydratase, whose amino-acid sequence MKITAIKSVVVNAEMRNWIFVKVETDEAGLSGWGEASLEWKTRAVVGAIEDLAPMVIGEDPARIEHIYQKLYRQSFWRLGVIGMSAISGIEQACWDILGKSLGVPVYKLLGGAVRDRVRMYTHLGGGNMKAVYESFDPGPVIDLARQVIDRGYSAVKVVCVPYSEPLMNATYVKRFAGVIGKLRDAVGDSVDVMIDFHGRTTPAMAVEYINAVAEFSPFFCEEPVPPENVAALSEVKRAVSVPIATGERLVTRHQFREIFEQQACHVIQPDLCHCGGLLEGKKIAAMAEAYLMGVAPHNPLGPVANAAALHFALSTPNFLIQEDMVTDVPWRWDVVQHSLETRDGYWLKTESPGLGISVNEKEAARHPFQQEVIHAMNIRAADGAILDW is encoded by the coding sequence ATGAAAATCACAGCCATCAAGAGCGTAGTCGTTAATGCGGAAATGAGGAACTGGATCTTCGTCAAGGTGGAGACTGACGAAGCAGGACTCTCTGGGTGGGGTGAAGCGTCGCTCGAATGGAAAACGCGCGCCGTGGTGGGGGCGATTGAAGACCTCGCACCTATGGTCATCGGCGAGGACCCCGCGCGCATCGAACACATCTACCAGAAGCTCTACCGGCAGTCATTCTGGCGATTGGGCGTGATCGGCATGAGCGCCATCAGCGGCATCGAGCAGGCGTGCTGGGACATCCTAGGCAAGTCGCTTGGTGTGCCAGTCTACAAACTGCTGGGTGGCGCAGTGCGTGATCGCGTTCGGATGTATACGCATCTGGGAGGCGGCAATATGAAAGCCGTCTATGAGAGCTTCGACCCCGGGCCGGTAATCGACCTGGCGCGCCAGGTTATAGATCGCGGCTATTCGGCCGTCAAAGTGGTCTGCGTACCATATTCCGAGCCGCTGATGAACGCTACTTACGTTAAAAGGTTTGCCGGCGTCATTGGAAAGCTGCGCGACGCAGTGGGCGATTCTGTGGACGTCATGATCGATTTCCATGGCCGCACTACGCCCGCGATGGCCGTCGAATACATCAACGCTGTGGCCGAGTTCAGCCCGTTCTTCTGCGAAGAGCCTGTGCCGCCGGAAAACGTTGCGGCTCTCTCGGAAGTAAAGCGGGCCGTTTCCGTTCCGATTGCGACCGGTGAGCGGCTTGTGACGCGGCACCAATTCCGCGAGATTTTCGAGCAGCAGGCGTGTCACGTTATCCAGCCGGACCTGTGCCATTGCGGCGGCCTATTGGAAGGCAAAAAGATCGCCGCCATGGCCGAGGCATACCTGATGGGCGTAGCGCCACACAACCCGCTGGGGCCGGTAGCCAACGCAGCGGCACTACACTTTGCGCTCTCAACGCCCAATTTCCTGATTCAGGAAGATATGGTGACCGATGTGCCGTGGCGTTGGGACGTGGTACAGCACTCGCTCGAAACCCGCGACGGTTACTGGTTGAAGACGGAAAGTCCCGGGCTTGGAATCAGCGTGAACGAAAAGGAAGCCGCCAGACATCCCTTCCAGCAGGAAGTGATCCACGCGATGAACATCCGCGCCGCCGATGGCGCCATACTAGACTGGTAA
- a CDS encoding SDR family oxidoreductase, with protein MATYSKDCLKGKRVIITGGLGAIGHAVVGRLLEVSATVAVNDILEDEKAAEIMHKAGWPADRCSYHQADVTKPHKARALVDSAIATMGGIDVVLCHAGMAQSSSILDYSSEDWDRILNLNLKGAFMVAQASARAMVEARTKGKIIFTSSWVQDVPWPDITPYNVSKSGMKMLMRGMARELAPKGILVNSVAPGIVGVGMAKRQWDTEPDYRRRAEKAIPLGILQTPESVADAMIFLCSDASDYMTGATLLVDGGCSLYPMD; from the coding sequence ATGGCCACCTATTCAAAGGATTGCCTGAAGGGCAAGCGCGTAATAATCACGGGCGGACTGGGAGCAATTGGCCACGCAGTGGTGGGGCGTCTGCTTGAGGTTTCCGCTACCGTGGCAGTGAACGACATTCTTGAAGATGAGAAGGCTGCCGAAATCATGCACAAGGCCGGTTGGCCCGCGGACCGTTGCTCGTATCATCAGGCCGACGTGACAAAACCGCATAAAGCCCGTGCTCTTGTTGATAGCGCCATTGCCACGATGGGAGGCATCGATGTTGTCCTCTGCCATGCCGGTATGGCGCAGAGCAGTTCCATCCTTGATTATTCTTCCGAGGACTGGGACCGGATCCTCAACCTGAATCTCAAAGGAGCGTTCATGGTGGCACAGGCGTCGGCAAGAGCGATGGTGGAGGCCCGCACGAAAGGTAAAATCATCTTCACGTCATCATGGGTGCAGGACGTTCCCTGGCCGGACATCACTCCGTACAATGTTTCAAAGAGCGGCATGAAGATGCTGATGCGCGGCATGGCACGCGAACTTGCGCCGAAGGGAATCCTCGTGAACTCCGTTGCGCCAGGCATTGTGGGTGTTGGCATGGCAAAGCGCCAGTGGGACACCGAGCCCGATTACCGACGTCGTGCGGAAAAAGCAATCCCTCTCGGGATTTTGCAGACCCCTGAATCCGTTGCCGACGCCATGATCTTTCTCTGTTCCGATGCTTCCGATTACATGACGGGAGCAACGCTGCTGGTGGACGGCGGATGCAGCCTCTATCCGATGGATTGA
- a CDS encoding TonB-dependent receptor, which translates to MDLRGRTQSSISTAGRSAGPIKKDKIFFFGSFEGYWENIPFTTVTSVPPAYLRPQSGQGVDFSQSGYTIYDPLTTVCNAPGGTLGNCPGNNYSRTEFSNDTIPVARIDPAGAAFLNLFPLPNINQGSIQNNYIATTPDQYRYYQPMVRVDYNTSNRTRWYSFYEWQKGHEFRNSSGFTGPAQRGDIHSMRTNTVASEDMTHTFSPTMVGDFKLSFTRYFQSFPDGPLSTPTPSSIGLNMPYVGTASKPLLPEIGFGELYPTIIGNRVSTHLDQTLVLNVDFTKIHGAHSIEFGGEIDRWNFANPFDVGHPNGTFSFGTQPTQYNPTKRNSLSGISDGNVIAGLLLGYPTGGGVDWNHTVYETIPGYAAYAQDNWKVSHRLTLNIGLRYDVEGGVVDRFNGLNRGMCMTCVNPITNNSTYQANLSNPSNIAAWQTAYSGMGISVPNLSTVYGGILFTGAQGQPRHAYNIDWGNIAPRLGFAYKINDKTAIRGGWGWEFAYGIEGGTRSGFSISTPYIDSQNSGITPTDYFLNGMPYPNGAVQPVGSSLGLLTNLGNTQQLDFPQRKIPRSTIMSIGIQRELPAHTVLSVKYSGNYARALRTQGVFTWVNGSLPLSFGYPDLQQNNYDPKLASQLGEQVPNPYYGVVPPNSSLGSSKTVQAVRLLVPFSQFGLVGNYTNPYGKSWYDSLQVKMDKRLYGTIRGLSYQLAYTYSKNMESTSYRNGWPWQDPKPIYEPLGYDRTNVISISWQWDLPFGKGSNFLLTNPPAPLGILVSGWRLSGIFSDETGFPAGVPNSWYTSTHSYVPDGGPTYAQWLYNCNDNPKACYTSIPSWGQGNQPKRIGYLRVPHIANTDLSLQKDFHLTESKRVQFRADAFNLTNTPLFPGPDTNPNDRVREVNGRWQGFGTVNLFQQNFPRIVQLSLKLYF; encoded by the coding sequence ATGGATTTAAGAGGCAGAACACAATCCAGCATCAGTACGGCGGGACGTTCGGCGGGGCCGATCAAGAAGGACAAGATCTTCTTCTTTGGCAGCTTTGAAGGCTACTGGGAAAACATACCATTCACCACGGTCACGAGCGTGCCGCCCGCTTATTTGCGGCCACAGTCCGGCCAGGGAGTGGATTTCTCTCAGAGCGGCTACACCATTTACGATCCTTTAACCACAGTCTGCAATGCGCCGGGCGGAACGCTTGGCAACTGCCCTGGAAACAACTATTCACGCACGGAATTCTCGAATGACACGATTCCAGTCGCCCGCATCGACCCTGCCGGAGCGGCATTTCTGAACCTGTTTCCGTTGCCGAATATCAACCAGGGCTCAATCCAGAATAACTACATCGCAACAACTCCGGACCAATATCGGTATTACCAGCCCATGGTCCGGGTGGACTACAACACCAGCAACAGGACCCGCTGGTACAGCTTCTACGAATGGCAAAAAGGGCATGAGTTCCGCAACTCGAGCGGATTCACCGGCCCGGCCCAAAGGGGCGACATCCATTCGATGCGCACGAATACCGTGGCCAGCGAGGACATGACGCACACGTTCTCGCCCACCATGGTGGGCGATTTTAAGCTCTCCTTTACACGCTATTTCCAGAGTTTTCCTGACGGGCCGCTTTCCACACCCACCCCAAGCTCGATCGGGCTAAACATGCCATACGTGGGCACCGCGTCGAAGCCGCTCCTGCCGGAGATTGGCTTCGGCGAGCTCTACCCGACCATCATCGGTAACAGGGTGAGCACGCATCTGGACCAGACGTTAGTGCTCAATGTGGACTTCACGAAAATTCACGGAGCGCACAGCATCGAGTTTGGAGGTGAAATTGACCGGTGGAATTTTGCCAACCCTTTCGATGTGGGACATCCGAACGGCACTTTTTCGTTCGGCACGCAGCCGACCCAGTACAATCCTACGAAAAGGAACTCCCTCTCCGGAATATCGGATGGCAACGTTATCGCCGGTCTGCTGCTGGGCTATCCAACCGGCGGAGGGGTAGACTGGAACCATACCGTCTATGAGACAATCCCTGGCTACGCCGCGTACGCGCAGGATAACTGGAAGGTCAGCCATCGCCTGACGCTGAATATCGGATTACGGTACGACGTGGAAGGCGGCGTGGTCGATCGCTTCAACGGTCTGAACCGCGGCATGTGTATGACCTGCGTCAACCCTATCACCAACAATTCAACCTACCAGGCCAATCTCTCCAATCCATCGAACATCGCGGCATGGCAAACGGCTTACAGTGGCATGGGCATCAGCGTTCCGAACCTTTCGACGGTTTATGGAGGAATCCTGTTTACAGGCGCGCAGGGGCAGCCCCGGCATGCCTACAACATCGACTGGGGCAATATCGCTCCACGGCTCGGGTTCGCGTACAAGATCAACGATAAGACCGCAATCCGCGGAGGATGGGGCTGGGAGTTTGCCTACGGGATCGAGGGAGGAACGAGATCGGGCTTCAGCATCTCCACCCCTTATATCGATTCCCAGAACAGCGGCATCACTCCTACGGATTACTTCCTGAACGGCATGCCTTACCCGAACGGTGCCGTGCAGCCGGTCGGTTCTTCCCTGGGTCTGCTGACCAACCTCGGCAACACTCAGCAACTCGATTTCCCTCAGCGCAAGATTCCTCGCTCGACGATCATGTCGATCGGGATCCAGCGCGAATTGCCCGCGCACACAGTGCTCAGCGTGAAGTATTCGGGCAATTACGCTCGCGCGCTGCGGACACAGGGAGTTTTCACATGGGTCAACGGCAGCTTACCCCTCTCATTTGGCTACCCTGACCTCCAACAGAATAACTACGACCCGAAGCTCGCCAGCCAGCTGGGTGAGCAGGTACCCAACCCTTATTATGGTGTTGTACCGCCAAACAGCAGCCTGGGATCATCGAAGACCGTCCAGGCTGTTCGTTTACTCGTACCGTTCAGCCAGTTCGGACTGGTTGGCAATTATACGAATCCCTATGGCAAGAGCTGGTACGATTCGCTGCAAGTGAAGATGGACAAGCGGCTGTATGGCACAATCCGGGGATTAAGCTACCAGCTTGCCTATACGTACTCGAAGAACATGGAGAGCACCAGCTATCGCAACGGCTGGCCGTGGCAGGACCCGAAGCCAATCTATGAACCGCTTGGATACGACCGCACGAACGTCATCTCAATTTCCTGGCAATGGGACCTTCCGTTCGGGAAAGGGTCGAACTTCCTCCTCACGAATCCTCCCGCTCCGCTGGGCATTTTGGTGAGCGGATGGAGGCTAAGCGGAATCTTCTCAGACGAGACAGGCTTCCCGGCCGGTGTGCCGAACAGCTGGTACACTTCCACACATAGCTACGTTCCTGACGGTGGGCCGACCTACGCGCAGTGGCTCTATAACTGCAATGACAATCCCAAGGCGTGCTACACTTCGATTCCATCGTGGGGCCAGGGAAATCAGCCGAAGAGGATCGGGTACCTCCGGGTTCCGCACATTGCCAATACTGATCTTTCGCTTCAGAAAGATTTCCACCTGACAGAATCCAAGCGGGTTCAGTTCCGGGCGGATGCATTCAATCTCACAAACACACCGCTCTTCCCAGGCCCGGACACGAACCCGAACGATCGTGTCAGAGAGGTGAATGGGCGCTGGCAAGGATTCGGAACAGTGAACCTCTTCCAGCAGAACTTCCCCAGAATCGTGCAGCTTTCACTGAAGCTCTACTTCTGA
- a CDS encoding TonB-dependent receptor — protein sequence MHSSSFTRQARVPAILFICFAISAGLARAQEFRSALTGRVSDPSGAVIPGAKVTAVQNDTSQTYSTKTNSSGDYYIPYMLPGVYTVTVGANGFKTNVQGNVLLQASASFGLNFTLQVGSITQSVTVTSAPPLINTASGSSSNVLTGRAIENLPLNGRQVYMLIGTTPGSQFLQTQFGASGYSGTRGWDVSNNYSLGGGIQGYNLFTLNGTNITMMGGFGEEGTWMTSPNVDAIQETNIMSNTYDARYGHTSGGTVNIVTKSGTNLYHGNIYEYLENGALNANNFENNANGFKRQNTIQHQYGGTFGGADQEGQDLLLWQL from the coding sequence ATGCACAGTAGCTCATTTACTAGACAGGCTCGTGTTCCGGCGATCCTCTTCATCTGCTTTGCCATCTCAGCCGGATTAGCTCGAGCGCAGGAGTTCCGATCGGCGCTCACGGGGCGCGTCAGCGATCCCTCGGGGGCGGTGATTCCCGGTGCTAAAGTTACCGCCGTCCAGAACGATACTTCACAGACATACTCTACAAAAACGAACAGTTCTGGCGACTATTACATTCCCTACATGCTGCCTGGCGTTTATACGGTCACAGTCGGCGCCAATGGCTTTAAGACAAATGTTCAGGGAAACGTTCTCTTACAGGCTTCCGCATCCTTCGGGCTGAACTTTACGCTCCAGGTTGGCTCGATCACACAATCCGTCACGGTCACATCAGCGCCGCCTCTGATCAATACGGCCAGCGGATCGAGCTCGAATGTCCTGACGGGCCGGGCAATTGAGAACCTGCCGCTCAACGGCCGGCAGGTTTACATGCTGATCGGGACCACGCCGGGATCGCAGTTCCTTCAGACTCAGTTCGGGGCTTCCGGCTACTCAGGAACCAGAGGATGGGACGTATCGAACAACTACAGCCTGGGCGGAGGCATCCAGGGCTACAACCTGTTCACGCTGAACGGCACGAACATCACCATGATGGGCGGGTTCGGAGAAGAAGGCACGTGGATGACGTCTCCAAATGTTGACGCCATCCAGGAAACAAACATCATGTCGAATACCTACGACGCCCGCTACGGGCATACTTCCGGCGGAACTGTGAACATCGTTACAAAGTCCGGAACCAACCTATATCACGGGAACATTTATGAATATCTTGAGAATGGCGCTCTGAACGCGAATAACTTTGAGAATAACGCCAATGGATTTAAGAGGCAGAACACAATCCAGCATCAGTACGGCGGGACGTTCGGCGGGGCCGATCAAGAAGGACAAGATCTTCTTCTTTGGCAGCTTTGA
- a CDS encoding NupC/NupG family nucleoside CNT transporter: MLTILVTCYVISRRREAISWRIVGWGLGLQFLIAVFVLRTSSGYWLLDEASHGVEWFLQFSFEGSKFVFGPLGDPKSNTGMVFAFQALPLIIYVATALSILYYVGILPALVSLAARAMFKLMGTSGAESLEVVASIAIGQAEAPLVIRPYLDTLTESELMTVMTAGMAHIAGSVLGAYILFGAQARDLLTAVVMTAPGTILVAKMLIPETGQPQTAGKVKLIVEQKDVNLLDAITHGVLDGLFIALNVGAMLIAFVALIALANGVLGFAHTSLPTVFGYLLAPVAWLLGVPWHDAMAVGNLLATKIVLNEFVAFSLLGPLKAHIAARSFTIATYALCGFANFGSIGIQIGAIGAVAPSRRHDMARLGLWALLGGTLANYLSAAVVGLFIH; this comes from the coding sequence ATTCTGACCATCCTTGTCACCTGTTACGTGATTTCGCGACGCCGCGAGGCCATTAGCTGGCGGATTGTGGGCTGGGGCTTGGGCCTGCAATTCCTGATCGCTGTGTTTGTGCTTCGCACGAGTTCGGGCTACTGGCTGCTTGATGAAGCTTCACACGGCGTGGAATGGTTCTTGCAGTTTTCGTTCGAAGGCTCCAAATTCGTTTTCGGCCCGCTGGGTGATCCCAAGAGCAATACGGGCATGGTTTTTGCCTTCCAGGCGTTGCCTTTGATCATCTACGTTGCAACAGCACTTTCAATCCTCTATTACGTCGGCATCCTTCCTGCACTGGTGTCATTGGCGGCGAGAGCGATGTTCAAACTGATGGGCACCAGCGGCGCCGAATCGCTGGAAGTCGTCGCCAGCATCGCTATCGGGCAGGCGGAAGCTCCCCTCGTGATTCGCCCTTACCTGGACACGTTAACCGAGTCAGAACTGATGACTGTAATGACGGCCGGCATGGCCCACATCGCAGGATCGGTACTGGGCGCTTACATCCTGTTCGGCGCACAGGCGCGCGACCTGCTGACCGCCGTGGTGATGACAGCCCCGGGAACGATCCTGGTCGCAAAGATGCTCATTCCGGAAACGGGCCAGCCGCAAACTGCTGGCAAGGTGAAGCTGATCGTCGAGCAAAAGGATGTTAACCTCCTGGATGCCATTACACATGGTGTCCTGGACGGTCTTTTTATAGCACTCAACGTCGGCGCGATGCTGATCGCCTTCGTCGCGCTCATTGCCCTGGCGAATGGCGTTCTTGGCTTCGCCCATACCAGCCTCCCCACTGTTTTCGGCTACCTGCTAGCCCCGGTGGCCTGGCTATTGGGCGTGCCGTGGCATGACGCCATGGCCGTGGGAAATCTGCTGGCTACAAAGATCGTTTTGAACGAATTTGTCGCGTTTTCCTTGCTTGGCCCGCTGAAAGCCCACATCGCTGCGCGTTCATTCACCATTGCCACCTACGCTCTTTGCGGATTTGCGAATTTCGGCTCTATCGGGATTCAGATTGGCGCAATTGGCGCGGTGGCACCTTCACGCCGGCACGACATGGCAAGACTTGGGTTATGGGCGCTGCTGGGCGGCACCCTGGCGAATTACCTTTCTGCCGCCGTTGTCGGCTTGTTCATCCACTGA